In Pirellula sp. SH-Sr6A, the DNA window CAAAGGCTACTTGTCCAAAACCCTGGACGGACTGCTCAAAGTGCCGGCGGCGCAACTGGCCTCCGATCGCTACGAGAAGTTCCGTCGCATGGGGACCTTCCTCGAGCAACTGGAAGACGGTTCCGTCCAAACCCACGGCGCCACCATCACCGCCTAGCCCAAGCAACAGCCGGTCTCCGACCGGTGCGTCCCCTCCCAAACCGAAACTGCTACCTCCGCTTCCCAGGATCAACCATCCTTTCATCGTCAGCGGCGGTAGAAGTTCACTGCTCAGAACCGGCAGCTACGATGCAGCTGCCGCTTTCTCTTGAAACTCTTTGCGGACGTTGGACGCGTCGGCATTGGGGAAGTTCGCCCGCTGGGTCATCAAGATATAGCAACGATCTTTGGTCGGATCGATCCAAGCCTGCGTGCCATAGGCGCCGCCGTGACCATAACTCCCCGGCGAAAGATCCTTCGTCACGCCTTGTGGATCGAGGACGATACAGCAGCCGATCCCCCAAGTGTTTCCCGGCGTGAAGCCCGTAATCACTTCGCCTGCCGATGGGGTGGAGAACTCTGCAACACTTTTCGGCGATAGGATACGAACCCCATCCAACTCTCCCTTGCGAAGCAACATGCGAGCGAATCGCGAATAGTCCGCGGCGGTTGAAAAGAGTCCTCCATTCGCCGCGGGCATGCGATCGCGATCCGTCGGTTTCTTCCCTCCGAGCAGACCGATCGATGCCTCCTCCAACTCCCCCTGCTCCGTTCTTCGATAGGACTTAGCAAGCCGCTGCGCCTGAGAATCAGAGAGATAGAAAGTGGTATCCTTCATCCCTAACGGTTTGCAAACTCTCTCGTCGAGAAAGACATCAAACGGCTTGCCGGAAACGGTCTCCACAATACATGCTGCTGTATTGATGGATGTCTGACTGTATTGCCATTTCGAACCGGGTGGAAAGAGAACTTTCACTTTGGCGTAGCGAGACGCCGCTTCTTTGAGGTTCTTTGACGAGTAAGCCTCTCCGCCAGGAAGCTCCGCCATACCGGACGTATGCGTTAACAAATGTCGCAGTGTAATCCTGGCTGGAGTTCCATCGCTCAGTGCAAGCCCCTTCATACCTGGCAAGTAATCGCTAATGGGGGCATCGAGCTTCAGCTTTCCTTCTTCCACCAACATCATGACGCACACGCCCGTCATCGGTTTGGTCATCGAAGCGATCCAAAAGATGCTGTCGGATTGCAATGGCTTTTGACTCGCCAGATCTGCGAAGCCGGTCGCATCCAGATGCAAGACCTTCTCGGATGATGCGACCAAGGTCACCGCGCCGGAAATTTCTTTCTCCTCGACGAACGCCTTCATCGCTTCGCGGACAGCCGGGAAGTGCGGGGCAGGGGGTTGATCGGCAGCGAGAATTTTCTCGCAGTGGCCACCGCCACCGAAGGTGCAACGACTTGCAATGCCTGCGAGCAGGAGCTGTTTGGTGATCGTTCGTCGATTGGGGAGAGGCATTCGTGGGTTCCTTAGGAGCAAGGGTTGGAAATGGCGATGATTTCCATGGTACCTCCCATCTCGCGGAGCAGGGTAGGGGGCTAGGGCGAAGGGAAGGGGGTAGGGTCACGTTGTTGGCTCGGGGCAGGGGAGGGGGGCGACCTAGAAATCTCAAAGCCGGCTTTTCGAATCCATGTTAGTGAAAGAAGGATCCATAGCATCTGCACCGCAGCCTCGATCAACCAGGCCGCCCAGGTCGCTTGGGCTTTCGGCGTAGTCGCGGAGACTTTGAGCCAAGCGACATCGGTGGCAAGCGGATTCAGATTCGATTGCAGTGCATCGGTTCCCATGATCTCGACGGGCGCATCCCAGTAGAGCCCCCCTGCCCCCGCGCGGAGCATGGCCAAGAGCGGGATGAGAACGATCAAGGCCGCGAGTCGCCAGCTTTTCCACTGCAGTCCGCACCAAACGGCGCCCCAGCAAATCGGAGCAAGAAAACCTCCCACCGCACCGGAAACGATCGTGCGCAGATCGCTTGGAAAGATCTGATACCAAGCGGAGCGAAATAGAAATCCAGGACGATCGAGAACGCTGGTTTTGTAGAACAAGACGGCGAAGCAAGCCAGGGTTGCGAGGAAGGTGATTTGCCGCAGAGAGAATTGGAACGTCCGCGCGGGAGCGGTTGCTGGGCTGAAGCGAAGCGACATTCGGCAAGGGTGCAGCGAGAGGCCCGAGAGGGATCGCAAGAGGCCGGCCATGGTCGAGGCGAAAAGGAGAAACAGTCCCCAGTGGGCAGCGTTCACTCCGAGGGCGAACGGAACGGCTTGCAGGGGCAGCCCCCAAAGCATGACCGTATTCCACTGGAGGAACGAGAGCAGCAATACCATGAGGAGCGTCAGTAGCTCCCGGGATCGCCAAATCGGCCTCCAACCCAACCAAATCGCGACAATCGATACAGGTGCGAAGAGCGTCATTCCGGACAACTGCTCGATGGGTAGTTCCGGGAGTTTCCAACTAGCAAATCGGAGGAGAGCGCCGATCGCCCCCAGCGCGGTCAGCGGCAAGATGATTCTCTGAATGGGGGCCCGCATGCGGTCGCGAAGCTTTCCGGTTTGGGGGGAAAATTCGGATTGGCGAAGCTGGATCGCTGATTCCTTTGTAGGCCCGTACAACCGGGCAGGCAAGAGCAGGGGGGGTGTATCGGGTCCACCGAAAAATTCGCCTTCCCGCCTTCCCGCCTTCCCGCCTCTCGCCTCTCGCCTCTCG includes these proteins:
- a CDS encoding serine hydrolase domain-containing protein → MPLPNRRTITKQLLLAGIASRCTFGGGGHCEKILAADQPPAPHFPAVREAMKAFVEEKEISGAVTLVASSEKVLHLDATGFADLASQKPLQSDSIFWIASMTKPMTGVCVMMLVEEGKLKLDAPISDYLPGMKGLALSDGTPARITLRHLLTHTSGMAELPGGEAYSSKNLKEAASRYAKVKVLFPPGSKWQYSQTSINTAACIVETVSGKPFDVFLDERVCKPLGMKDTTFYLSDSQAQRLAKSYRRTEQGELEEASIGLLGGKKPTDRDRMPAANGGLFSTAADYSRFARMLLRKGELDGVRILSPKSVAEFSTPSAGEVITGFTPGNTWGIGCCIVLDPQGVTKDLSPGSYGHGGAYGTQAWIDPTKDRCYILMTQRANFPNADASNVRKEFQEKAAAAS